A window from Variovorax sp. PBL-E5 encodes these proteins:
- a CDS encoding MFS transporter: MHAPSGFQSLSPVAVTPPWRAVVSASIGNALEWFDLVVYGFFAATISKLFFPTGDDTVSLLLTLGTFGVSFFMRPLGAVLIGAYADRSGRKAALTLSIVLMFTGTLLIAIVPTYGSIGLLAPAVLVVARMIQGLSAGGEFGSATAFLAEHAPHRRGFFSSWQVASQGLTTLLAAGFGAVLTSTLSAEQMAAWGWRIPFIFGLVIGPVAYYIRRNVDESPEFAQIQATTTPLRDTFRDQKERLLLAIGIVILGTVATYLVLFMPTYGVKQLGVPASVVFTATLMVGLIQMLLAPFIGHLSDTVGRVRIMLTAAVLLLVLIYPMFALLVARPSFGTLLLVEIVFGFLMTAYFAPVPALLSELFPTQTRTTGLSLSYNTAVTIFGGFAPFILTWLISVTHDKLSPSYYLIFAAIVSIVALLFTRSRLGFK; encoded by the coding sequence GTGCACGCTCCATCCGGCTTCCAGAGCCTTTCTCCCGTGGCCGTGACGCCGCCCTGGCGGGCCGTCGTCTCGGCATCCATCGGCAATGCGCTCGAGTGGTTCGACCTCGTGGTCTACGGCTTCTTCGCGGCGACGATCTCGAAGCTGTTCTTTCCCACCGGCGACGACACGGTCTCGCTGCTGCTGACCCTCGGCACCTTCGGCGTGTCCTTCTTCATGCGGCCGCTGGGCGCGGTGCTGATCGGCGCCTATGCCGACCGCTCCGGCCGCAAGGCGGCGCTGACGCTGTCGATCGTGCTGATGTTCACCGGCACGCTGTTGATCGCCATCGTGCCGACCTACGGCAGCATCGGCCTGCTCGCGCCGGCCGTGCTGGTGGTGGCGCGGATGATCCAGGGCCTGTCCGCCGGCGGCGAGTTCGGCAGCGCCACCGCCTTCCTGGCGGAGCACGCGCCGCATCGACGCGGCTTCTTCTCGAGTTGGCAGGTCGCCAGTCAGGGCCTGACCACCTTGTTGGCCGCGGGTTTCGGCGCGGTGCTCACCAGCACGCTCTCGGCCGAGCAGATGGCCGCGTGGGGCTGGCGGATTCCCTTCATCTTCGGCCTCGTGATCGGACCGGTCGCCTACTACATCCGCCGCAACGTCGACGAAAGCCCCGAGTTCGCGCAGATCCAAGCCACGACCACGCCGTTGCGCGACACCTTTCGCGACCAGAAGGAGCGCCTGCTGCTGGCGATCGGCATCGTGATCCTGGGCACGGTGGCCACCTACCTGGTGCTCTTCATGCCGACCTACGGCGTCAAGCAGCTCGGTGTGCCGGCTTCGGTGGTGTTCACCGCCACCCTGATGGTCGGCTTGATCCAGATGCTGCTCGCGCCCTTCATCGGCCACCTCTCGGACACCGTGGGCCGCGTGCGCATCATGCTGACCGCCGCGGTCTTGCTGCTGGTGCTGATCTATCCGATGTTCGCGCTCCTGGTCGCGCGGCCCAGCTTCGGCACGCTGCTGCTGGTGGAGATCGTCTTCGGCTTCCTGATGACCGCGTACTTCGCGCCGGTGCCGGCCCTCTTGTCTGAACTGTTTCCGACCCAGACCCGCACGACCGGGCTGTCCTTGAGCTACAACACGGCCGTGACGATCTTCGGCGGCTTCGCGCCCTTCATCCTGACCTGGCTGATCAGCGTGACCCACGACAAGCTGTCGCCCAGCTATTACCTGATCTTCGCCGCCATCGTCAGCATCGTCGCGCTGTTGTTCACGCGCAGCCGGCTCGGCTTCAAGTAG
- a CDS encoding aldehyde dehydrogenase family protein produces MQLHYIGNESVASASGRTLPVIDPSDGQVFDQLQRGDAADIDAAVRTARDCFETTWHKVSAADRGRLLYKLSQKIAEHVDELALIEQRDCGKPVKQARADALALVRYFEFYAGACDKLHGETIPYQEGYSVFTWREPHGVTGHIIPWNYPMQIFGRSVGGALAAGNVCVVKPSEDACLSLIRVAQLAAEVGFPPGALNIVTGYGHEVGDALARHEGIDHISFTGSPKVGTLIQQVAAERHCPVTLELGGKSPQIVFADADLGAAIPVLINAIVQNAGQTCSAGSRVLVQRDIYEALLDRLGRAFEALRVGPAAMDLDVGPLIRQTQQQRVWDFLSDAQHAGIPMVAQGRVVDEAPETGFYQAPTLLRDVPVNHRLAQEEVFGPVLAAMAFRDEDEAVALANATQFGLVAGIWTNDGARQFRMARRVKSGQVFINNYGAGGGVELPFGGVKSSGYGREKGFEALYGFTTLKTVAVRHG; encoded by the coding sequence ATGCAACTCCACTACATCGGCAACGAAAGCGTTGCTTCCGCGTCCGGCCGCACGCTGCCCGTGATCGATCCTTCCGATGGGCAGGTCTTCGACCAGCTCCAGCGCGGCGACGCCGCCGACATCGATGCCGCCGTGCGCACCGCGCGCGACTGCTTCGAGACCACGTGGCACAAGGTCAGCGCGGCCGACCGCGGGCGGCTGCTCTACAAGCTGTCGCAGAAGATCGCCGAGCACGTCGACGAACTCGCATTGATCGAGCAACGCGACTGCGGAAAGCCCGTCAAGCAGGCGCGCGCGGACGCATTGGCCCTGGTGCGCTACTTCGAGTTCTACGCCGGCGCCTGCGACAAGCTGCACGGCGAAACGATCCCCTACCAGGAAGGCTACAGCGTCTTCACCTGGCGCGAACCGCACGGCGTCACGGGCCACATCATTCCGTGGAACTACCCGATGCAGATCTTCGGCCGCAGCGTGGGCGGCGCGCTGGCGGCCGGCAACGTGTGCGTGGTCAAGCCTTCCGAAGATGCATGCCTGTCGCTGATCCGGGTCGCGCAACTGGCGGCCGAGGTCGGCTTTCCGCCCGGCGCGCTCAACATCGTGACCGGCTACGGCCATGAAGTCGGCGATGCGCTGGCGCGGCACGAGGGCATCGACCACATCAGCTTCACCGGCAGCCCGAAGGTGGGCACGCTGATCCAGCAGGTCGCGGCGGAACGCCATTGCCCGGTCACGCTCGAACTCGGCGGCAAGAGCCCGCAGATCGTCTTTGCCGATGCCGACCTCGGCGCGGCCATTCCGGTGCTGATCAACGCGATCGTGCAGAATGCCGGCCAGACCTGCTCGGCGGGCTCGCGCGTGCTGGTCCAGCGCGACATCTATGAGGCCCTGCTCGACCGCCTCGGGCGCGCCTTCGAGGCATTGCGGGTCGGGCCGGCCGCGATGGACCTCGATGTCGGCCCGCTGATCCGCCAGACGCAGCAACAGCGCGTGTGGGACTTCCTCTCCGATGCGCAGCATGCCGGCATTCCGATGGTGGCGCAGGGCCGCGTGGTCGACGAGGCGCCCGAGACCGGCTTCTACCAGGCGCCCACGCTGCTGCGCGACGTGCCGGTGAACCATCGCCTGGCGCAAGAGGAAGTCTTCGGCCCGGTGCTCGCCGCGATGGCCTTTCGCGACGAGGACGAGGCCGTGGCGCTGGCCAACGCAACGCAGTTCGGCCTGGTCGCCGGCATCTGGACGAACGACGGCGCACGCCAGTTCCGCATGGCCAGGCGCGTGAAGAGCGGCCAGGTCTTCATCAACAACTACGGCGCGGGCGGCGGCGTCGAGCTGCCCTTCGGCGGCGTGAAATCCTCGGGATATGGGCGCGAGAAGGGCTTCGAAGCGCTGTACGGCTTCACGACGCTGAAGACGGTGGCCGTGCGCCACGGCTAG
- a CDS encoding metal-dependent hydrolase, with protein sequence MTHLVVRRLLIDLQPPFAHDWCGDDAFATAFFNALSMSFPFGEQFFIDAVRRALGSSPEALQQAHHAEMQAFIGQEAAHRRVHALFNAHLEAQGLRDGWTPRASKRLQPLADADPRHALAITAATEHFTAMFAGWLLAHPQLLDGAETRLRTMWLWHSAEELEHRSTAFDLYRAVDGSHEWRVRWFRRITTIFLCDLLRQTASNLRREGQFWKFSTWRSGMRLLWGREGLLRQSWNGWWCYLRRDFHPCQQDDALSQRWLADNSARFVPVKTPAPEPEATLSSG encoded by the coding sequence ATGACCCATCTCGTTGTCCGCCGCCTGTTGATCGACCTGCAGCCGCCCTTTGCGCACGACTGGTGCGGCGATGACGCTTTCGCGACCGCATTCTTCAATGCACTGTCGATGAGCTTTCCATTCGGCGAGCAGTTCTTCATCGACGCCGTGCGTCGCGCGCTCGGCAGTTCCCCGGAGGCATTGCAACAGGCGCACCATGCCGAGATGCAGGCCTTCATCGGACAAGAGGCCGCGCACCGGCGCGTTCACGCGCTCTTCAACGCGCACCTGGAAGCGCAAGGACTTCGCGACGGCTGGACACCGCGAGCCAGCAAGCGCCTGCAGCCGCTCGCCGATGCCGATCCGCGCCATGCACTGGCCATCACTGCGGCGACGGAGCATTTCACCGCGATGTTCGCCGGCTGGCTGCTCGCCCATCCGCAACTGCTCGACGGCGCCGAGACAAGGCTGCGCACGATGTGGCTTTGGCACTCGGCCGAAGAACTCGAGCATCGCAGCACGGCCTTCGATCTCTATCGAGCCGTCGACGGTTCACACGAGTGGCGGGTGCGCTGGTTCCGCCGGATCACGACGATTTTCCTTTGCGACCTGCTGCGGCAAACGGCCTCCAATCTGCGCCGTGAAGGCCAGTTCTGGAAGTTCTCCACCTGGCGCAGCGGCATGCGCCTGCTGTGGGGTCGCGAAGGACTGCTGCGACAAAGCTGGAACGGCTGGTGGTGCTACCTGCGCAGGGATTTCCATCCCTGCCAACAGGACGACGCGCTGTCGCAACGCTGGCTGGCCGACAACAGTGCCCGGTTCGTGCCCGTGAAGACACCTGCGCCAGAGCCCGAGGCGACGCTCAGTTCAGGCTGA
- a CDS encoding phospholipase D family protein codes for MTSALTRLFRMVLLCAGTAALVACGSLPPAHERAAQTAAQPDPSTRLAKIAADSTPPGEHSGFRLMPLGVYSLDARVQLAQRAQQSLVVQYYQFENDATGRLLMRALREAAGRGVKVRVLVDDLYTTKSQQPLLALSQVPNVQVRLFNPFCCGRDGFLSRFIASPQEISRLNHRMHNKLFIADGVMAVVGGRNIADEYFVLSQAQNFIDMDALVVGEVVPQLETIFDAYWNAEQVWPIGEIVHGEGGRQPTMEDFDNWIGMAAPPPKIELPPADVLGYGPIAEELDAGRMGLLWGEARAIADPPNKPTYMTDDEALATSVTMKVWGLLLDAKTEVDLTSPYLVPGEKGMAAFDDLSRRHVKLTLLTNSLAANDEPLVHTGYARYRQRLLAGGADLYELSPERTTASKRFGMFGHSLGRLHAKTAAIDRRRIFVGSMNLDPRSATQNTEMGVVVDSPQLAREMLRVINISKLQNSYRLRLAKDSGTLQWLTNDGEKEMILTSEPESSFFQRFYNSLIAPIVPEMLL; via the coding sequence ATGACGTCCGCACTGACTCGCCTGTTTCGGATGGTCCTGCTGTGCGCAGGGACGGCAGCCCTGGTCGCGTGCGGGTCGCTGCCACCTGCGCACGAGCGCGCTGCCCAGACCGCGGCCCAACCCGACCCTTCGACCCGGCTGGCGAAGATCGCCGCCGACTCGACGCCGCCGGGCGAGCATTCCGGCTTTCGCCTGATGCCGCTGGGCGTGTACTCGCTGGATGCGCGCGTGCAGCTCGCGCAGCGTGCGCAGCAGTCGCTGGTCGTCCAGTACTACCAATTCGAGAACGATGCCACCGGCCGGCTGCTGATGCGCGCGCTGCGCGAGGCGGCCGGGCGCGGCGTGAAGGTGCGGGTGCTGGTGGACGACCTGTACACCACGAAGAGCCAGCAGCCGCTGCTGGCGCTGTCGCAGGTGCCGAACGTGCAGGTGCGCCTGTTCAATCCTTTCTGCTGCGGCCGGGACGGTTTCCTGTCGCGCTTCATCGCTTCGCCGCAGGAGATCTCGCGGCTCAACCACCGCATGCACAACAAGCTCTTCATCGCCGACGGCGTGATGGCGGTCGTCGGCGGGCGCAACATCGCCGACGAGTATTTCGTCCTCAGCCAGGCGCAGAACTTCATCGACATGGATGCGCTGGTGGTGGGCGAGGTCGTGCCGCAGCTCGAGACGATCTTCGACGCCTACTGGAACGCCGAGCAGGTCTGGCCGATCGGCGAGATCGTGCACGGGGAGGGTGGCCGCCAGCCGACGATGGAAGACTTCGACAACTGGATAGGCATGGCCGCGCCGCCGCCGAAGATCGAACTGCCGCCAGCCGACGTCCTCGGCTACGGCCCGATCGCGGAAGAGCTGGACGCCGGCCGCATGGGCCTGCTGTGGGGCGAGGCGCGCGCCATCGCGGACCCGCCGAACAAGCCCACGTACATGACCGACGACGAGGCACTCGCCACCAGCGTGACCATGAAAGTCTGGGGCCTGCTGCTCGATGCGAAGACCGAGGTGGACCTGACCTCGCCCTACCTGGTGCCGGGCGAGAAGGGCATGGCGGCGTTCGACGACCTTTCCAGGCGCCACGTCAAGCTGACGTTGCTGACCAACTCGCTGGCGGCCAACGACGAGCCGCTGGTGCACACCGGCTACGCGCGCTACCGGCAGCGGCTGCTCGCCGGCGGTGCCGATCTCTACGAGCTGAGCCCGGAGCGCACCACGGCCAGCAAGCGTTTCGGCATGTTCGGCCATTCGCTCGGCCGGCTGCATGCCAAGACGGCGGCCATCGATCGGCGGCGGATCTTCGTCGGCTCGATGAACCTCGACCCGCGCTCGGCGACGCAGAACACCGAGATGGGCGTGGTGGTCGACAGCCCGCAGCTGGCACGCGAGATGCTGCGCGTGATCAACATCAGCAAGCTGCAGAACTCATACCGCCTGCGGCTGGCCAAGGATTCGGGCACGCTCCAGTGGCTGACGAACGATGGCGAGAAGGAGATGATCCTCACCTCCGAGCCGGAGTCGAGCTTTTTCCAGCGTTTCTACAACTCGCTGATTGCGCCGATCGTGCCGGAGATGTTGCTGTAG
- a CDS encoding peroxiredoxin has protein sequence MIPQILARFALFAFAAAAVPSAFAALDIGDPVPKFTANAALGGKTFRYSLADALAKGPVVVYFFPAADTNDCSIEAHAFAEAIDQFAALGATVIGVSADDIDTLQKFSVRSCQSRFPVASDQSKTVIEGFDALMQTRPDFANRLSYVVTPNGKVAYYYQNLNPDKHVERMLNAIKALPKTTASR, from the coding sequence ATGATCCCCCAGATTCTTGCGCGCTTCGCCTTGTTTGCCTTCGCCGCCGCGGCCGTCCCTTCGGCTTTCGCCGCGCTGGACATCGGCGATCCCGTGCCCAAGTTCACCGCCAACGCGGCGTTGGGCGGCAAGACCTTCCGCTACTCGCTGGCCGATGCGCTGGCCAAGGGACCGGTGGTGGTGTATTTTTTCCCGGCGGCGGACACCAACGACTGCTCGATCGAGGCGCACGCCTTCGCCGAAGCGATCGATCAGTTCGCCGCGCTCGGCGCCACCGTGATCGGCGTCTCGGCCGACGACATCGACACGCTGCAGAAGTTCTCGGTGCGCTCCTGCCAGAGCCGCTTTCCGGTCGCCTCGGATCAATCGAAGACCGTGATCGAAGGCTTCGACGCGCTGATGCAGACGCGGCCCGATTTCGCCAACCGGCTCTCCTACGTGGTCACGCCCAATGGCAAGGTCGCCTACTACTACCAGAACCTGAATCCGGACAAGCACGTCGAGCGCATGCTCAACGCGATCAAGGCCCTGCCAAAGACCACCGCATCCCGCTGA
- a CDS encoding threonine/serine dehydratase: MTQTPDLIDGQPVPTLDAIRELANALKPYVYATPTLDKDALSTLPDARINFKFELLQASGTFKARGAFSNLLALSPEQRKAGVTCVSAGNHAVAVAYAAMKLGISAKVVMIKTASPFRVGLCHQYGAEVVMADNGAAAFERVHQIEKEEGRFFVHPFSTYRTVLGTATLGYEWAMQAPKLDAVIVPIGGGGLMAGVATAFKLVQPACKVYGVEPECADAMAQSFETGGPIKMGPMQGIADSLMAPHTEAYSYTLCRRNVDQLVTVSDDQIRRAMVNLFEELKLSPEPACAAATAGLLGPLREELKGQRVGVLLCGTNTDLGTLTKHLDAARALP; the protein is encoded by the coding sequence ATGACCCAGACTCCCGATCTCATAGACGGCCAACCGGTGCCGACGCTGGACGCCATCCGCGAACTGGCGAACGCGCTGAAGCCCTATGTGTACGCGACGCCGACGCTGGACAAGGACGCGCTCTCCACGCTGCCCGACGCCCGCATCAACTTCAAGTTCGAGCTGCTGCAGGCCAGCGGCACCTTCAAGGCGCGCGGGGCCTTCTCCAACCTGCTGGCGCTCAGCCCCGAACAGCGCAAGGCAGGCGTGACCTGCGTGAGCGCGGGCAATCATGCGGTCGCGGTCGCCTATGCGGCGATGAAGCTGGGCATCAGCGCCAAGGTGGTGATGATCAAGACCGCGAGCCCGTTCCGCGTCGGCCTGTGCCATCAATACGGCGCCGAGGTCGTGATGGCCGACAACGGCGCGGCGGCGTTCGAGCGCGTGCATCAGATCGAGAAGGAAGAAGGGCGCTTCTTCGTGCATCCCTTCAGCACTTACCGCACGGTGCTGGGCACGGCCACGCTCGGTTACGAGTGGGCGATGCAGGCGCCGAAGCTCGATGCGGTGATCGTGCCGATCGGCGGCGGCGGGCTCATGGCGGGCGTTGCCACTGCGTTCAAGCTGGTGCAGCCTGCATGCAAGGTCTATGGCGTGGAACCCGAGTGCGCGGACGCCATGGCGCAGAGCTTCGAGACCGGCGGCCCGATCAAGATGGGCCCGATGCAGGGCATTGCCGACAGCCTGATGGCGCCGCACACCGAGGCCTACAGCTACACGCTGTGCCGCAGGAATGTCGACCAGCTGGTGACGGTCTCGGACGACCAGATCCGCCGCGCGATGGTGAATCTGTTCGAGGAGCTCAAGCTCTCGCCCGAACCGGCCTGCGCGGCTGCGACGGCGGGCTTGCTCGGACCCTTGCGCGAAGAGTTGAAAGGCCAGCGCGTGGGTGTACTGCTGTGCGGTACCAACACCGACCTGGGCACGCTCACGAAGCATCTGGACGCTGCGCGCGCACTGCCATGA
- a CDS encoding ornithine cyclodeaminase family protein: MSADGPAPVLFLGQEDVARLLSVAACIDVMSDAMAALARGEVHQPLRQIVRPPDAKGLLGLMPAYIGGAQPVYGAKTAGFFPGNSALGLDPHQGCVLLFSGETGALMAVMSASEITGIRTAAMTGLATRLLARPEASRLALIGSGHQAHWQLQAAAAVRPLASVRVAARTLASARAFVAAEQPNYGFAMEAAESVDAAVCDADIVITVTNASEPILRRDWIAPGAHINAVGSSTPSHCEIEPALMGRASLFVDRRESTLNESGDYLNAFRGGLVSPASLLAEIGELVIGRHPGRTGGDEVTLFKSLGMALEDVAAARWLYERAGATGVGTRLQQ, encoded by the coding sequence ATGAGTGCAGACGGGCCCGCTCCTGTTCTCTTTCTCGGGCAAGAGGATGTGGCGCGGCTGCTGAGCGTCGCGGCTTGCATCGACGTGATGTCCGATGCCATGGCGGCGCTGGCGCGTGGCGAGGTGCACCAGCCGCTGCGGCAGATCGTGCGTCCGCCCGATGCCAAAGGACTGCTGGGCCTGATGCCTGCGTACATCGGCGGCGCACAGCCGGTCTACGGCGCCAAGACGGCCGGGTTCTTTCCGGGCAACAGCGCGCTCGGGCTGGATCCGCATCAAGGCTGCGTGCTGCTGTTCAGCGGCGAGACCGGCGCGCTGATGGCCGTGATGTCGGCCTCCGAAATCACCGGCATCCGGACCGCCGCGATGACGGGCCTGGCGACGCGCCTGCTGGCGAGGCCCGAGGCCTCACGGCTCGCGCTGATCGGAAGCGGGCATCAGGCGCACTGGCAGCTGCAGGCCGCGGCGGCGGTTCGACCGCTGGCGTCGGTGAGGGTGGCAGCGCGTACGCTGGCGAGTGCCCGCGCGTTCGTGGCGGCGGAGCAGCCGAACTACGGCTTCGCGATGGAGGCCGCCGAATCCGTCGATGCGGCGGTGTGCGATGCAGACATCGTGATCACCGTCACGAACGCCTCCGAGCCCATCCTGCGGCGTGATTGGATCGCACCGGGCGCGCACATCAACGCCGTCGGCTCCAGCACGCCTTCGCATTGCGAGATCGAGCCGGCGTTGATGGGGCGTGCCTCGCTGTTCGTCGACCGGCGTGAATCGACGCTCAATGAATCGGGTGATTACCTGAATGCCTTTCGCGGCGGCCTGGTGTCGCCCGCGAGTCTGCTGGCGGAGATCGGCGAGCTGGTCATCGGACGGCATCCGGGGCGCACCGGAGGCGATGAGGTGACGCTGTTCAAGTCGCTGGGCATGGCGCTGGAAGACGTCGCCGCGGCGCGCTGGCTGTATGAGCGGGCCGGTGCAACCGGCGTCGGCACCCGGCTGCAGCAATGA